A region of Chlamydia crocodili DNA encodes the following proteins:
- a CDS encoding type I restriction enzyme HsdR N-terminal domain-containing protein produces MSSSSLSSPQDFTSSNEQISTNPDSLKIFDPIRHKILASTPEEKVRQELIAFLIEELLYPPSLIIVEKGLKTLFPLLTRKDIRLPRRRPDLLIITPATYTNLEGETYNLGNPKPLLLIECKARVINQQTINQLLSYNYIIGAPCLSVVCYRKQQTGFLNPKTQTLDFYPGLPSYPQLLSYYLKLNSAQSIN; encoded by the coding sequence ATGTCCTCATCGAGCCTATCATCGCCCCAGGATTTCACATCTTCTAATGAGCAGATATCTACAAATCCCGATTCTTTAAAGATCTTCGATCCCATACGGCATAAGATCTTGGCATCAACACCTGAAGAGAAGGTCCGCCAGGAGCTTATTGCCTTTCTCATCGAAGAATTGCTCTACCCCCCATCTTTGATTATCGTAGAAAAAGGGCTTAAAACCCTATTCCCCCTTCTTACTCGTAAGGATATCCGCCTCCCGCGCCGTCGTCCAGATCTTCTTATTATCACGCCAGCGACTTATACAAATCTTGAAGGGGAAACTTATAATTTAGGAAATCCAAAACCGCTTTTGCTTATTGAATGCAAAGCGCGAGTGATCAACCAACAAACAATAAACCAGCTGTTAAGCTATAACTATATTATTGGAGCCCCGTGTCTTTCTGTCGTATGTTATAGAAAACAACAAACAGGATTTTTAAATCCTAAAACACAGACCCTAGATTTTTATCCAGGGCTCCCTAGCTACCCTCAGCTACTTTCTTATTACCTCAAATTAAACTCTGCACAATCTATAAACTAA
- a CDS encoding HPF/RaiA family ribosome-associated protein, producing the protein MHNPQRRSARQRKIPRDEVANLEITGKSFHISQPLRQLIIEKSGQLPAVDSIHVVLTSHKEKQGTEVHLTVTTGKETFQVKTQHSNAYSAVISAFKKIRTLANKHLKIRQDKKKHDTGLSKKEEHIVELQEAMHLYDDMLPIETMDAWDSLKQYGYIPGSAKKTLSRKKINLPVLSEDEAIKKFEASRDKVLVFLNEKEHKIQLIHKQNDDNYVLIEPIIAPGFHIF; encoded by the coding sequence ATGCACAATCCTCAACGTCGGTCAGCAAGGCAGAGAAAAATCCCAAGAGACGAGGTTGCCAATCTAGAAATTACGGGTAAATCTTTTCATATTTCCCAACCTCTACGTCAGCTGATCATTGAAAAGAGCGGTCAATTACCTGCAGTAGACTCTATTCATGTGGTATTGACATCGCATAAAGAGAAACAAGGAACCGAAGTGCATCTAACCGTAACTACAGGGAAAGAGACATTCCAAGTAAAAACACAACACAGCAATGCTTATAGCGCTGTGATTTCTGCCTTTAAAAAAATTCGCACTTTAGCAAATAAACATCTGAAAATACGCCAAGACAAGAAGAAACACGATACAGGACTATCAAAAAAAGAGGAGCACATCGTTGAGCTCCAAGAAGCTATGCATCTTTATGATGATATGTTGCCCATAGAAACTATGGATGCGTGGGATTCTTTAAAACAGTATGGTTATATCCCAGGATCTGCGAAAAAGACTCTCTCTAGGAAAAAAATTAATTTGCCTGTTCTTTCTGAAGATGAAGCTATTAAGAAATTCGAAGCTTCCAGAGATAAAGTACTAGTCTTCCTAAATGAAAAAGAGCATAAAATCCAGCTAATCCATAAACAAAACGACGACAACTATGTCCTCATCGAGCCTATCATCGCCCCAGGATTTCACATCTTCTAA
- a CDS encoding sigma-54-dependent transcriptional regulator, which yields MTIERVLVVDDEPLLRDFLSELLLSRGFSPFTADNVKQGCHKIRSEKYDLIISDMNMPDGSGIDIIKIAKEYSPGTPVLVITAYGTIENAVKAMHHGAFNYLTKPFSSEALFAFIAKAEELQDLVNENLLLKSQISSESHPLIAESPSMKDLLSKAKKAADSSANIFIHGESGCGKEVLSFFIHRNSPRACQPYIKVNCAAIPETLLESEFFGHEKGAFTGATAKKAGRFELAHTGTLLLDEITEVPVNLQAKLLRVIQEKEFEHLGGTKTLSVDVRILATSNRNLREAVDQKIFRQDLFYRLNVIPLYLPPLRERKEDILPLSQYFLEKFCRLNNKPIKTLSESAKTALLDYAWPGNIRELSNVLERVVILESPTYLTDTMLALC from the coding sequence ATGACTATAGAAAGAGTGTTAGTAGTAGATGATGAGCCCTTACTCAGAGATTTTCTTTCTGAACTTCTTTTATCCAGAGGATTTTCACCATTTACAGCGGATAATGTTAAGCAGGGTTGCCACAAGATACGTTCAGAGAAATACGACCTGATTATATCGGATATGAATATGCCCGATGGTAGTGGTATTGATATTATCAAAATAGCTAAAGAATACTCTCCTGGAACTCCTGTCTTAGTGATTACTGCTTATGGAACTATAGAAAACGCCGTAAAGGCGATGCACCATGGAGCATTTAACTATCTCACTAAGCCTTTCTCTTCAGAAGCTCTATTTGCTTTTATAGCAAAAGCTGAAGAGCTACAAGATCTTGTAAATGAGAATCTTTTGCTAAAATCGCAAATTTCATCGGAATCTCATCCTCTAATTGCTGAAAGTCCTTCTATGAAGGATTTGTTGTCCAAAGCAAAAAAAGCTGCTGACAGCTCTGCAAACATCTTTATTCACGGAGAGTCGGGTTGTGGGAAAGAAGTACTTTCTTTTTTCATTCATAGAAACTCTCCTAGAGCTTGCCAACCTTACATAAAGGTTAATTGCGCAGCTATTCCAGAAACCCTATTAGAATCGGAATTTTTCGGTCATGAAAAAGGAGCATTTACTGGAGCTACAGCAAAAAAAGCCGGACGTTTTGAACTTGCACATACAGGAACTCTATTGTTGGATGAAATTACAGAAGTACCTGTCAATCTTCAAGCAAAACTCCTGAGAGTAATTCAGGAAAAAGAATTCGAACATCTCGGAGGAACAAAAACTCTATCTGTAGATGTGCGCATCCTAGCCACATCAAATCGTAATCTTAGAGAAGCTGTTGACCAAAAGATCTTCAGACAAGACTTATTTTATCGTCTCAATGTTATCCCCCTCTACCTCCCCCCTCTAAGAGAAAGAAAAGAAGATATTCTCCCCTTATCTCAATACTTCTTAGAAAAATTTTGTAGATTAAACAATAAACCTATAAAAACTCTCTCGGAAAGCGCCAAGACTGCGCTTCTTGACTATGCCTGGCCTGGAAATATCCGAGAACTCTCTAATGTATTGGAAAGGGTGGTTATCCTAGAAAGCCCGACCTATCTCACCGACACGATGCTGGCTCTATGCTAA